In the genome of Aphidius gifuensis isolate YNYX2018 linkage group LG6, ASM1490517v1, whole genome shotgun sequence, the window GATTTGGATTAGCAAAACCAGGTATATGTGGTGTTATTTCTTGTGTTGGTAATGGATGAGTAAATATCATTTGTGATGGTGATACTCTAAGTGGTACATTAGAATAACCTTGATTAATATATGTTTGTGTTTGTATTGCTAATGCTTCAGCTGTTGGTGGAATGTGAACTGATTGTTGATTACTTAAATCAGATGAATCAAGTTCTGATtcttgaaggaaaaaaaaatttggtgtACCACCAATAGCATCATTAATAATACGTGGTGGTTGTGTCTGATGTTGTGGTGGTTCAGGGAGGTAGTAAGTAACTTcaattgtatttgtattttgttgttgaataacCGGAATGATAGCAGCTACTGGTGTTTCTGTATCAGCTACTACTGGTGCTACAAAATTTGTATTTGGAATCATTGTTTCTTGTGATGGAATGTTATTTACTTCGCCAGTTTGTTGTTCCAAATATTCTTGTTCTTGTGCTAACTGACTATTGAACTCAGTCGTTCTTTTGTCAAtctgtataattaaatattaaaattaatcatcaatatgTACCTATACctctatatatttatgaaatataatcAACTAACCTCTTCTTCTTGAGCTTCAGGAGTTTCACTCACACGTTCTCTATCCAAATATTCagatttattaatatcttgAATAATTGTTCTAATTTTAGCATATGTTGAACCAACAACATCACGTTGTTTACCATCAACTAATGCAACATAATGTTCAGCTGTTTTTTGTACACGTTGTAAAAATGTTGATTCAACAGAACCAGGTAATCTTTCTAGTGTAAGTTCTTTGTACATATCatccaataatttaaaatcttcTTCAGTCATTAAATTTGCTCCATTAGTACcctctaaaaaatttttacgtaATCTTTCACCAGACATGTTCATCAGAGTATCTTGAATAATCAAAACTTCTCGTAcctaaattaatacaaaacaaatgctattattaattcatttgcatgattaattaatatgtgtattaatttaaaaaaaaaacaatgtattcACAGTGGAAATCGTAAAAGATACACCATCTTTGACGAGGCAATAGTGAATCCCTCAGTTAATTTATGAATCCATGACACTTTGATGTATCATGAGCAACAAAGTATTGTCaagattcaattattatttttacttttaattaataatcaattatgttattaatattcacCTTTGAAATGTCATGTTGTATCCTCTCTGCTGCCTCTTTCCTTGCAAGTTTCTTTTGCAATTTAGCAGCATCATTTGCAATACCAACAATTTGCTTGTACAAATCTCTTGTGATTTCAAGGGTTTGCAGTACCTCGTCATACTTGGCAACTGCTATTTTTTGATCACGATCAAGCTCCTTTCCAGTCTTTTGAATGTCTCTATAGGATTCCAACTTgccctgtttttttttaacaataaaaaaataattaattacacc includes:
- the LOC122859165 gene encoding caprin homolog; this encodes MPSANPKLEKQASTEANDPIRQAIIVIEHKIRNLEKRKGKLESYRDIQKTGKELDRDQKIAVAKYDEVLQTLEITRDLYKQIVGIANDAAKLQKKLARKEAAERIQHDISKVREVLIIQDTLMNMSGERLRKNFLEGTNGANLMTEEDFKLLDDMYKELTLERLPGSVESTFLQRVQKTAEHYVALVDGKQRDVVGSTYAKIRTIIQDINKSEYLDRERVSETPEAQEEEIDKRTTEFNSQLAQEQEYLEQQTGEVNNIPSQETMIPNTNFVAPVVADTETPVAAIIPVIQQQNTNTIEVTYYLPEPPQHQTQPPRIINDAIGGTPNFFFLQESELDSSDLSNQQSVHIPPTAEALAIQTQTYINQGYSNVPLRVSPSQMIFTHPLPTQEITPHIPGFANPNPPPPIPMPPSHQQNDLQLSPQQSGYEQQQQVQPQTTEQEQAESRQDEQVTNVNETERTTESNDWSQMGDSNEIDEWVNIDLQTSGGYQGWGVQHTGGYRGRGGRRGNNTNGYGGRGGNRGGSYQQNGRNGQGGSYYRNENSNYQNGGSSGGSGGYQQRNYNNNDGGYNGGFKRERGGGSRGAPRGTGGERSNNMDRGTRGGQYRGQRGGNRGGNTAGGGYVPRSKPQAQQ